A single genomic interval of Caballeronia sp. NK8 harbors:
- a CDS encoding CitMHS family transporter, whose protein sequence is MLPLLGLATIVVLLGAILSKRMSPLVALIIVPIAASLIGGFGLQTSKFVIDGLKSLAPVVGMFVFAILYFGTITDAGTLDPIIDRILRAVGTKPTRIVMGTTLLALLIHLDGSGAVCFLVTIPAMLPLYDRLKMDRRVLAAAVSMAAGINFLPWTGPMIRASASLHLPISALFNPLIPVQAIGLAFVFGMAWWLGRREEKRLGYSSANGAMPVPKRELTPEEQALRRPKHFWFNIVLTIVVLGTMVVMGEKIPPAIMFMVGLCIALMVNYPNVDMQRKRVDAHARAALMMAGILLAAGVFTGIMQGSGMLKAMAQAAVGFVPPAMAGHIPVVLGLVSMPLSMLFDPDSFYFGVLPVIAEVASQLGVPAVHVGQAALLGQMTTGFPVSPLTPATFLVVGLCGIDLADHQKFTFPLLFGASIVMTIACVVLGVFPL, encoded by the coding sequence ATGCTGCCGTTGCTCGGCCTCGCCACCATCGTCGTCCTGCTCGGGGCGATACTTTCCAAACGCATGTCGCCGCTCGTCGCGCTCATCATCGTGCCGATCGCCGCGTCGCTGATCGGCGGCTTCGGCTTGCAGACGAGCAAATTCGTCATCGACGGATTGAAGAGTCTCGCGCCCGTCGTCGGCATGTTCGTGTTCGCGATTCTCTATTTCGGCACCATTACCGACGCGGGCACGCTCGACCCGATCATCGACCGCATCCTGCGCGCGGTCGGCACGAAGCCCACGCGCATCGTGATGGGCACGACGCTGCTCGCGCTGCTGATCCATCTCGACGGCTCCGGCGCGGTCTGCTTTCTCGTGACGATTCCCGCCATGCTGCCGCTCTACGATCGCCTGAAGATGGACAGGCGCGTGCTGGCGGCGGCGGTGTCGATGGCGGCGGGCATCAACTTCCTGCCGTGGACCGGGCCGATGATCCGCGCGTCCGCTTCGCTGCATCTGCCGATTTCGGCGCTCTTCAATCCGCTGATTCCGGTGCAGGCGATCGGTCTCGCGTTCGTGTTCGGCATGGCCTGGTGGCTCGGCCGCCGCGAAGAAAAGCGGCTCGGCTATTCGAGCGCGAACGGCGCGATGCCCGTGCCGAAGCGCGAACTCACGCCCGAGGAACAGGCGCTGCGCCGCCCGAAGCACTTCTGGTTCAACATCGTGCTGACGATCGTCGTGCTCGGCACCATGGTCGTGATGGGCGAGAAGATTCCGCCCGCGATCATGTTCATGGTCGGCCTGTGTATCGCGCTGATGGTGAATTACCCGAACGTCGACATGCAGAGAAAACGCGTCGATGCCCACGCGCGCGCCGCGCTGATGATGGCCGGCATCCTGCTCGCGGCGGGCGTGTTCACCGGCATCATGCAGGGCAGCGGCATGCTCAAGGCGATGGCGCAGGCGGCGGTCGGCTTCGTGCCGCCCGCGATGGCCGGACATATTCCGGTCGTGCTCGGCCTCGTGTCGATGCCGCTTTCCATGCTCTTCGATCCCGATTCGTTTTACTTCGGCGTGCTGCCGGTGATCGCCGAAGTGGCGTCGCAACTCGGCGTGCCGGCGGTGCATGTCGGACAGGCCGCGCTGCTCGGCCAGATGACCACCGGCTTTCCCGTGAGCCCGCTCACGCCCGCGACGTTTCTCGTCGTCGGCCTGTGCGGCATCGATCTCGCGGATCATCAGAAGTTCACGTTCCCGCTGCTGTTCGGCGCATCGATCGTCATGACGATCGCGTGTGTCGTGCTCGGCGTGTTTCCGCTTTAA
- a CDS encoding LysR family transcriptional regulator, translating into MDLNLRDIRALVAVAEAGSFTRAAERLHLSQPALTVQIRRLEDAVGARLFDRNSRNVALTPTGRELLPLLRKSLRDMENVLRDARAMGEGESGTIRIACLPTFAASALPELIIGMKRDVPRVVFQIRDVVASTVNALVRNEEADIGLTGGDVLDPLLEVLHAGVDRLVAVCPKEHALARKRRVSLADLARSPLVLTAPGTSVRAVVDAALSETREALDIACEPTYMMTAVAMVRGGLGVTILPETAREVRAEPGLVVKAIDHPAFVRPIAIVKKRGRTLPAVTERFVERMRATMNAPR; encoded by the coding sequence ATGGATCTGAACCTTCGCGATATCCGCGCGCTCGTCGCCGTGGCCGAGGCGGGCAGCTTCACGCGCGCGGCGGAACGGCTGCATCTCTCGCAGCCCGCGCTCACCGTGCAGATACGCCGGCTGGAAGACGCGGTCGGCGCGCGGCTTTTCGACCGCAATAGCCGCAACGTCGCGCTCACGCCGACCGGGCGCGAACTGCTGCCGCTCTTGCGCAAGTCCTTGCGCGACATGGAGAACGTGCTGCGCGATGCGCGCGCGATGGGCGAGGGAGAAAGCGGCACGATCCGCATCGCGTGCCTGCCGACCTTCGCGGCGAGCGCGTTGCCCGAACTGATCATCGGCATGAAGCGCGACGTGCCGCGCGTCGTATTTCAGATTCGCGATGTGGTGGCGAGCACCGTGAATGCGCTCGTGCGCAACGAGGAAGCGGATATCGGCCTGACTGGCGGCGACGTGCTCGATCCTTTGCTCGAAGTGCTGCACGCGGGCGTGGACCGGCTCGTGGCCGTCTGTCCGAAGGAACATGCGCTGGCGAGGAAGCGCCGCGTGAGCTTAGCCGATCTCGCGCGCTCGCCGCTCGTGCTCACCGCTCCGGGCACGAGCGTGCGCGCGGTCGTCGACGCGGCGCTCAGCGAAACGCGCGAAGCGCTCGATATCGCCTGCGAACCGACTTACATGATGACCGCCGTCGCGATGGTGCGCGGCGGTCTGGGCGTGACGATCCTGCCGGAAACCGCGCGCGAGGTGCGCGCGGAGCCGGGGCTCGTGGTGAAGGCGATCGACCATCCGGCGTTCGTGCGGCCGATCGCCATCGTGAAGAAGCGCGGCAGGACCTTGCCCGCCGTGACGGAGCGCTTCGTCGAACGCATGCGCGCGACGATGAACGCGCCCCGCTGA
- a CDS encoding NAD(P)-dependent alcohol dehydrogenase: MLKAYSYAASASDKPLGPLEIQRRDVGPNDVRIDILFCGVCHSDLHMAKNEWGGSNYPVVPGHEIVGRVVEVGADVSKFKVGDLAGVGCMVDSCRVCDSCKEGLEQFCDGPASFTQTYNSPDAKSGGVTYGGYSTAIVVDEAFTLRIPENLELAAVAPLLCAGITTYSPLRHWNVQKGHKVGVVGLGGLGHMGVKIAAAMGAHVVLFTTSPGKIEDAKRLGAHEVVISKDPDQMAAHANSLDFILNTVAASHDLDQFMALLKRDGTMTLVGAPEHPHPSPSVMNMIFKRRSLAGSLIGGIAETQEMLDFCGKHGITSDIEMIRMDEINKAYERMLKSDVKYRFVIDMATMEK; the protein is encoded by the coding sequence ATGCTGAAAGCGTATTCCTATGCAGCATCCGCATCCGACAAACCGCTCGGCCCGCTCGAAATCCAGCGCCGCGATGTCGGCCCGAACGACGTGCGAATCGACATTCTGTTCTGCGGCGTGTGTCACTCGGATCTGCACATGGCGAAGAACGAATGGGGCGGCTCGAACTATCCGGTCGTGCCGGGTCACGAGATCGTCGGGCGCGTCGTCGAGGTCGGCGCGGACGTGTCGAAGTTCAAGGTCGGCGATCTTGCGGGCGTCGGCTGCATGGTCGATTCATGCCGCGTGTGTGACTCCTGCAAGGAAGGACTGGAGCAGTTCTGCGATGGTCCCGCGAGTTTCACCCAGACCTACAACTCGCCGGATGCCAAGTCGGGCGGCGTGACGTACGGCGGCTATTCGACGGCCATCGTCGTCGACGAGGCGTTCACGCTGCGCATCCCGGAGAATCTGGAACTGGCGGCGGTCGCACCGTTGCTGTGCGCGGGCATCACGACTTACTCGCCGCTGCGCCACTGGAACGTGCAGAAGGGCCACAAGGTCGGCGTCGTGGGCCTGGGCGGTCTCGGTCACATGGGCGTGAAAATCGCCGCCGCGATGGGCGCGCATGTCGTGCTGTTCACGACATCGCCGGGCAAGATCGAGGACGCGAAGCGTCTCGGCGCGCATGAAGTCGTGATCTCGAAGGACCCGGATCAGATGGCGGCGCACGCCAACAGCCTCGACTTCATCCTGAACACGGTGGCCGCATCGCACGATCTCGATCAGTTCATGGCGCTGCTCAAGCGTGACGGCACGATGACGCTCGTCGGCGCGCCGGAGCATCCGCATCCGTCGCCTTCGGTGATGAACATGATCTTCAAGCGCCGCTCGCTCGCCGGATCGCTCATCGGCGGAATCGCGGAAACGCAGGAGATGCTCGATTTCTGCGGCAAGCACGGCATCACGTCGGACATCGAGATGATTCGCATGGACGAGATCAACAAGGCTTACGAGCGCATGTTGAAGAGCGACGTGAAGTATCGCTTCGTGATCGACATGGCGACGATGGAAAAGTAG
- a CDS encoding HNH endonuclease — translation MAKRIPEPWYHPPQEEVCALCGRAVPSAERDLHHLVPKSQGGRQTAVLHRICHRQLHALFTEKELAQCYSSVEALLAHEAVRSFVDWVRTKPDGFYQRTRRARSR, via the coding sequence ATGGCGAAGCGCATACCGGAGCCGTGGTATCACCCGCCGCAGGAAGAAGTCTGCGCGTTGTGCGGGCGCGCGGTGCCGTCCGCGGAGCGCGATCTGCATCATCTCGTGCCGAAGTCGCAGGGCGGCAGGCAGACGGCCGTGCTGCATCGCATCTGTCATCGGCAATTGCATGCGCTCTTTACCGAGAAGGAATTGGCGCAGTGCTATTCGTCCGTCGAGGCGCTGCTGGCGCACGAGGCGGTACGCAGTTTCGTCGATTGGGTACGCACCAAACCGGACGGGTTCTACCAACGCACACGGCGCGCGCGTTCGCGCTGA
- a CDS encoding HU family DNA-binding protein, producing the protein MATKKAAAPKKTAAPAKKAAASNMAAAPKKVAATAGALKPVKDQFTKSSLTTHLGTQAGVEPKQVKAVLAALEETILGSVHKKGLGEFTLSGLLKINVHQVPAKKRRFGTDPFTGEERWFDAKPATVKLKVRALKKLKDAAA; encoded by the coding sequence ATGGCAACGAAGAAAGCTGCTGCACCGAAGAAGACCGCTGCACCCGCCAAAAAGGCCGCGGCCTCGAACATGGCCGCTGCACCGAAGAAGGTGGCCGCCACTGCCGGCGCGCTCAAGCCGGTGAAGGATCAGTTCACTAAGTCGTCGCTCACCACCCACTTGGGCACCCAAGCGGGGGTTGAGCCGAAGCAAGTAAAGGCTGTTCTCGCTGCGTTGGAAGAAACGATTCTCGGCTCGGTCCACAAGAAAGGCCTTGGAGAGTTCACCCTCTCGGGCCTGCTGAAAATCAACGTGCATCAAGTGCCGGCGAAGAAACGGCGGTTCGGTACGGACCCGTTCACGGGAGAGGAGCGTTGGTTTGACGCCAAGCCGGCAACGGTAAAGTTGAAGGTTCGTGCGCTCAAGAAGTTGAAAGACGCAGCCGCGTAA
- a CDS encoding TRAP transporter substrate-binding protein, with protein sequence MNPGHNPMRRDVLKALAFASVAAARPAYCAIGPDFTYRLGMNQPVGSPAHVRIAQMAEAINQESDGRLRIDVYPNSTLGSDNEMLTAVRAGSLDLYLAGNNLGPVAEVSELPSLPYVFEDNAHVFEALDGELGDYIRQQLDRNGLHAFRYYMQNGFHQLTNIVRPVKTAEDLRGMIIRTPVEQMPADFFRLFGAVPKGITFNKMYASLRDGVAQGQTDPMGIVVSLRLYEVQKYLSLTNHWWSGFLLVANPDSWKQLPREMQDIVTRNQKHYAILQRDDVYEIERTAADFLAAKGMLVNDADQHSFRRALGGFYEKWRGVYGAEVWSILRRYSATLN encoded by the coding sequence ATGAACCCTGGACACAACCCGATGCGGCGCGACGTGCTCAAGGCTCTTGCCTTCGCGAGCGTGGCGGCTGCGCGTCCCGCGTATTGCGCGATCGGCCCCGACTTCACCTACCGCCTCGGAATGAATCAGCCGGTGGGCAGCCCGGCACATGTCAGGATAGCGCAGATGGCAGAAGCGATAAATCAGGAGTCGGACGGCCGCTTGCGGATCGATGTCTATCCCAACAGCACGCTCGGCTCCGATAACGAGATGCTCACGGCCGTGCGCGCAGGCTCGCTCGACCTGTATCTCGCGGGAAACAACCTCGGGCCGGTTGCAGAGGTCTCGGAGTTGCCGTCACTGCCCTATGTGTTCGAGGACAACGCGCACGTATTCGAGGCCCTCGACGGCGAACTGGGCGATTACATCCGTCAGCAATTGGACCGCAATGGCCTGCATGCTTTCCGGTACTACATGCAGAACGGGTTTCATCAACTAACGAATATTGTGCGGCCGGTCAAAACCGCGGAGGATCTGCGTGGCATGATCATCCGTACGCCCGTCGAGCAGATGCCCGCAGACTTCTTCCGACTCTTCGGCGCGGTGCCCAAGGGCATCACCTTCAACAAAATGTACGCGTCGCTTCGGGATGGGGTGGCACAGGGACAGACGGACCCCATGGGCATCGTTGTGAGTCTTAGGCTCTATGAGGTGCAAAAGTATCTGAGCCTGACGAATCACTGGTGGTCGGGATTTCTGCTCGTCGCGAATCCCGACTCGTGGAAACAACTGCCGCGAGAGATGCAAGACATTGTCACGCGCAATCAAAAGCACTATGCGATATTGCAACGCGACGATGTCTATGAGATCGAGCGCACCGCCGCGGACTTTCTCGCAGCCAAGGGCATGCTGGTCAACGACGCGGATCAGCACAGCTTCCGGAGGGCCCTTGGGGGCTTCTATGAAAAGTGGCGCGGGGTCTATGGCGCGGAGGTCTGGTCAATTCTGCGACGTTACTCGGCAACACTCAACTGA
- a CDS encoding porin — protein sequence MKRLAPVVAMAASTLSCIVHAQGSVTLYGVVDEGINYNSNSGGHPSYAMQSGVAQGNRFGLRGSEGLGAGWQSVFVLENGFDVSNGKLAQGGLLFGRQAYIGVTNPYVTVTLGRQYDIQTDFVGPFAASRQWAGNIGAHPGDMDNFINTVRTNNSIKVVSASFDGVTMGGMYSLGGVAGDPIRNQAWSLGVSYANGPFSAGAGYLNVRDPNVSYFGNATSGTASASVANSVYPVYSGFLSAHSFQVASAGLSYKFGPATASAVYSYVSFIGLGDLSAGPNPQGYTGSVHFNNADASLSYLIVPQVLLGAALAYTDGSSVSGANGSHGGARYKSGAITAQYYLSKRTSVYVLGIYQVASGVDSLNEAARASINNQPAASTSNRQAVVRIAMLHKF from the coding sequence ATGAAAAGGCTGGCGCCGGTGGTCGCCATGGCGGCGAGCACGCTGTCGTGTATCGTCCATGCACAGGGCAGCGTGACGCTGTATGGCGTGGTCGATGAAGGCATCAACTACAACAGCAACTCGGGAGGTCATCCTTCGTACGCGATGCAATCAGGCGTCGCACAGGGCAACCGGTTCGGATTGCGCGGAAGCGAAGGATTGGGCGCCGGATGGCAATCGGTCTTCGTTCTCGAGAACGGTTTCGATGTGAGCAACGGCAAGCTCGCGCAGGGCGGCTTGTTGTTCGGACGCCAGGCCTATATCGGCGTGACGAATCCGTATGTGACGGTGACGCTTGGCCGGCAATACGACATCCAGACTGATTTCGTCGGCCCATTCGCCGCGTCGCGTCAATGGGCCGGTAACATAGGCGCGCACCCTGGAGACATGGATAACTTCATCAATACGGTCCGCACAAATAACTCGATCAAGGTCGTGAGCGCGTCGTTTGACGGAGTCACAATGGGGGGCATGTACAGCCTCGGTGGTGTAGCTGGCGACCCGATACGCAACCAGGCTTGGTCTCTCGGCGTGAGCTACGCAAACGGGCCGTTTTCCGCTGGCGCGGGCTATTTGAACGTGCGCGATCCGAACGTCAGCTATTTTGGCAATGCGACGTCGGGTACGGCTTCCGCGTCGGTCGCGAATTCCGTGTATCCGGTCTATAGCGGCTTTCTTTCTGCACATTCGTTCCAGGTGGCGAGCGCTGGACTCTCTTACAAGTTCGGCCCCGCGACGGCCAGCGCGGTCTATTCGTATGTCTCTTTCATCGGGCTGGGCGATTTGTCGGCCGGTCCAAACCCGCAGGGGTACACGGGGAGCGTGCATTTCAACAACGCGGACGCAAGCCTCAGCTATCTCATCGTTCCGCAGGTGCTGCTGGGCGCGGCCCTGGCTTATACGGACGGCAGCAGCGTCTCCGGGGCGAACGGCTCTCATGGCGGTGCGCGTTACAAGAGCGGTGCGATCACCGCGCAATACTATCTCTCGAAGCGCACCAGCGTCTACGTGCTCGGCATATATCAGGTGGCTTCGGGCGTCGATTCGCTCAATGAAGCCGCGCGGGCGTCCATCAACAATCAGCCGGCTGCGTCGACGAGCAATCGGCAAGCCGTCGTACGCATCGCCATGTTGCACAAGTTCTGA